Genomic DNA from Chloroflexota bacterium:
GGCTGAATACACTGGCTGTGGGAATAGACGGCGGGGGCAATGGCGTGATAGCCTGGATTGAGAAGGATCCCCTGAATCCCGATGTGAGTGCCCTGTACGCGCACCGCCTGGACATCAGCGGTACGCTCACGTGGGCGGGACCAGTTCCAGTGCCCGATGATGTGGCTAAGCCTGACTTCAACGTGGACGTGGCAGTGGCTCCGGATGGCCGTTCATTGGTGGTCTGGGAAGACCGTCGTGATGAACCATACCTGGCGGTAGAGCGGGACATCTTTTGCCAAGTGTTGACGGCGGAGGGCACACGGGTTTGGTCATCAGATCTACAAGTGAACACCAATGTCGAGGGTGCGGATGCGGCGGAGCCGAGTGTGGCGCTCCTGGATTCTAACCGCGCCGCCATTGCCTGGGAGAACTACCTGGCTGGACAACGGCATATCTACGCGCAGATGGTCAATATCTCGGGCAAGAGCCGGGTGTGGTCGAGCGATGTGGTGGTGAGCAGCGGCACCGATTTCGACCACAGTGTCCCGGATGTAACCACAGACGACGCGGGCAATATCCGCGTCGTGTGGTACGATTGGGCCTACGTCACCGGGCAAGGTTTCCGCTCCTATCCGAAGGGCCAGGCACTCAATGCCAGTGGCGGACTTTTGTGGCCCGGCGGACGGACGCTTTCGGTGGGAGGGACCCCCGCATCCTCCCTGCGGACAGCGCGGGATGTGGTACTTTGGACGGACAAGCGCAGTAGCACCGCAGACGTGTATGGTCAGCGCATCGCCAGTGGCGGGGCGACGGTCTGGGCGTCTGATAAGCGATTGGTGGACCCCGACCCAACCTATTTGCCATCGGCGGTAGCCGAATCGCTGACCGTGGACACCGTCCCAGCAAACATCTTGTACGCTCGCCTGACGCCTACTGTCACACTGAACGGGGGCGTTGTCACCTATTATTTGTCTAACAACGGTGGGACGACCTGGGAAACAGTAACACCCGGCACGGATCACTTTTTCGCCAGCACGGGCAGTGACCTGCGTTGGCGCATCGCGTTGGTCACCAATTCGACGCAAACCGCGTCGCCGGTCGTGGATCAGTTGCGGATCGAATACAGCACCGCCATGCCCACACTGACCCCTACTGTCACGCGCACCCGTACTGCCACCCCGACCCCGACCATAGGCCCCTCGCCCTCGCCGACCAGTACACCGGAGGAAAGTTTCGTGTATATGCCGGTGATGTTGAAGAAATCCGTGCGATAGGAGAGTCTGAACATGAAGGATTCCGCCCTGGTGGATGTGAGCGAATCGTTGCGGGCAGTGCTCTTCGTGGGCTTGACCGCCGAGCCGGCGCTGGTTACCGACTCTAGCGCCATCACTTTCGCTTCGCCCGCAGACCTGCCCGCCGGCCGCCCGTCGCGGCTCTCGCTGTATCTCTACCGCGTCACGGAACACGCCCTGTCGAGGGCGCGGCGCACCGATGTGGGCAGCCCATTGCACGAGGAGGGATCGCCCCTGGAACTGGTGCTCTACTACCTGCTGACGCCTTACGCCGCCACGCCAGAGGAAGAGATGCGTCTCCTGGCTCGCGTCCTGCAGACCCTCTACGACCATGCGGTGCTGAGTGGTGCGGATCTCAGAGGGGAACTGGCAGGCAGTAGCGCGTTGCAGGTGAGGATTCGCGCCCCCGAAATGGAAGAGTGGATTGCTCTGTGGTCTGCGCTGCGCACCCCCATGCGTTTGGCGATCTCCTGTGAGGTGCGCGTGGCCCGCATTGGGGGCGTGCCAGAGCATCGTAGATAGCGGGGCGATGGAAGTGAAGGAGATGCGGGCGAAGGGAGCAACCATGGCTCGCATTTCGCTTCCGCAGCCCTGGCGTTGACAAATCCTTGACCGGGGGTTATAATCGGCTTGTCGCCTATAGACAGGCGAATGCACTATCAACGCAATGATTGGCTGGAGGTGCCAGTGGACATCAAAGCATTTTTGAAGGCCCTTTCCGAGGCCAGTGGCGTCTCGGGCTATGAGGACCAGGTGCGCGAGATCGTGCGCCAGGAATTCGCCCGCTACGCCGACGAAGTGCGCACCGACGCTATGGGGAATGTGATCGCCCTGGTGCGCAGCACACCCGACGAAGGTGCTCCCCGGCGCAGCATCATGCTGGCCGGACACATGGACGAGATCGGCTTGATGGTAACCGTCGTGGACAAAGGCTTCCTGCGCTTCACCACCGTGGGCGGGTTCGATGTGCGCACCTTACTAGGACAGCAGGTGGTGGTGCACGGCAGCCGCGATTTGCCCGGCATCATCGGTGCTCGCCCACCTCATGTGCTACCCGAAGAGGAGCGCGACAAGGTCGTGCCGCTGGATGATTTGCTGATTGACGTGGGCTTGAGCGAGGGCGAGGTCTCCTCTCTGGTGAAGGCTGGGGATTTCGTGACCATCCAGCGCCCGGTGGTGGAACTGCAGCGCGACTACCTGGCCGGCAAGGGCTTCGACGACCGGGCGGCAGTAGCCGCTATCGCCGACTGTCTGGCTCGCCTGGTGACGATGCACCGCCGCTGGGATGTGTATGCTGTGGCCACAGTGCAGGAGGAGGTCGGACTCAAGGGGGCTGTAACCAGCGCCTACGGTCTGGCCCCAGATGTGGGCGTGGCAATTGACGTGGGCTTCGGGCGGCAGGCCGGGCTTTCGGAGGCGGAGAGCATCGAGATGGGCAAGGGCCCGGCGATCGCCTTCGGGCCCAATATCCATCCCAAGATGTACGAGAAGTTGGTGGAGGTGGCCAAGGCCAATGAATTGCCCTATCAGATCGAAGCGGCTCCTGGGCCCACAGGCACAGATGCGCGGGCCATCCAAGTGGCGCGGGAGGGCATCCCCACGGCGCTCCTCTCCATCCCCCTGCGCAATATGCACACTGCAGTGGAGACCCTCTCCGTCAAGGATGTGGAGCGCACCGGTCGCCTGTTGGCCGCCTTCATCGTCGCCCTCAATGAGGATTTCGCTCAAGTATTGGGTCTTCCCACTCGCCAGTAGAGGAGGTCGAATTGCTTAAGGAATTATCAGAAGCCTATGGGGTCTCGGGCCACGAGGAGCCAGTGCGCGAGATCATCGCCGCTGCCATCGCCGAACACGTGGATGAGCAGCGAGTGGATGCGCTGGGCAACCTGATTGCCCTCAAGAAGGCACGCGGGCGCGGCAAAAAGGCGCTCAAGGTGATGGTGGCCGCCCATATGGACGAGGTTGGCTTGATGGTCGTCAACATCGAGAAGGACGGCACGCTGCGCTTCTTGCCGGTGGGCGGCGTGGACCCGCGGGTCCTATTGGCCAAGGCAGTGCTGATCGGCGATGGCAAAGTGCCCGGGGTCATCGGCTTCAAACCCATTCACAAACTGCGCCCCCCGGAACGCACCCAGGTGCCCAAGCCCGAGGAACTGAACATAGACATCGGCGTTTCCAGCAAAGAGGAGGCGGAGCGCCTGGTGAAGGTGGGCGACTACGTCATGTTCCACACCCAGTTCGCCGAGGTGCCGGGGAGCAGCCAGCGCACTGTGATCGGCAAAGCCTTCGACGATCGCGCCGGCTGCGCCGTCCTGATCGAGTTGCTCCAGGAGAAGTACCCCTTCGACCTGTACGCCGTGTTCACAGTGCAGGAGGAGGTGGGCTTGCGCGGGGCGCGGGTGGCAGCCTACGCCATCGAGCCCGACGTGGCCTTCGTGCTGGAGGGCACCGTCTGCGATGATATGCCCAAGAAGCGCGATGTCAGCCCGACCACCCGGTTGGGCGGTGGCCCCGCCCTTACCATCATGGACCGCTCCGTCATCACCGACCGGCGACTGGTTCGCTTGCTCATCGAGACCGCCGAGGAACTAGGCATCCCCTACCAGTTCAAGCAGCCCGTGGTCGGCGGGACGGACGCGGGGGCCATTCATCTCACCAAGGAGGGCGTGCCCTCGGCGGTGGCGGCTGTGCCAGCGCGGTACATCCATTCGCCTGTTTGCATGACCAGCCTGGACGACTTCGACCACACGGTGCAACTGATGAAGGCGGCGCTGGTGAAGTTGCCGGGGGTGGAGTTGAGGCGGGAGTGAGGGTGTTGGCTGCTGAGGTGTGAAGCCAATGAGAATCACATACGACACGGAAGTGGATGCGCTATACATCCGTTTCATTGAAACCACCGTGACAACCGAGCATGTGGCCGAAGGAATTGCAGTGGACTATGCTGCGGACGGGCGGATTGCTGGCATAGAAATCCTGGATGCCCGCAAGCGGTTCGGCGATCTGGAAGTATTCCGACGAGTGGTGTTGGAGGATATAGCGCTGGTCAAGCCATCCCCTGCCCTTTAGTTGCAGAGAGGGATGCGCAATATCACTCCCCTCTTCTTTCGCGCCTGGGCGAGCACCAGCGCTTCGCGGTGCAGTGTTTGGCCTTTTGGGGAATGGGTAGTGTAGGTTGGCAATGGACGGGGCAAACCATAAGGTTGATGGAGGGTAGGACGAGCATGGAAATCCGCCACTATAAATTCGGTCGGATCACCTTAGATCCGAATAAGTGCTTCGGGAAACCTTGCATCCGGGGGCTGAGGATGCCGGTCGCTTCTATTCTCAGTTATCTGAGTTCAGGAATGACAGTGGACGAGATCTTGAAAGAGTGGCCTGAATTGGAGCGAGAGGACATCTACCAGGCCCTAGGCTACGCCGCCTGGGTCATGGAAGAAAGGGTTTTGCCCTTAGAAGAAGCGGTCGCCGAATGAAGTTCTTGCTGAACATGAATGTGCCCAGGGAACTGGGCAGGCGATTGGCAGCCAGAGGCCATGAATGTCGTCACGTGGGCGATATCGGAATGGCTCAAGCGAGTGACGTGGCAATTATTGAAGAGGCCAAAGCAAATAAAGAGGTCATTGTGACGCACGATCTCGACTATGGCCACCTGTTGGCCTTTTCTGGTGAACCGGCACCTTCGGTCATCATTTTCCGCCTTCGCAATACCCACCCGGATAACCTGTTCGCCCGAATGATGAGCACATGGCCTGAGATCGAGAGGCCGTTGCTTGAGGGAGCGATCGTGGCGCTGGAAGACGCTGCCCTGCGTATTCGAAGACTGCCTATTGCGCAAGAGGGGTAACACGGATCGCGTGCAGTTGTAACAGGGATTGCGCGGCACCACCCCATCTTTGTTCGCGCCTGGGCGAGCACCGGTGGATTGTAGTGCAGGTGATGGATCTGCGGGAGGAATAGTTGTAGTAGTACGACGGAAGGAGGGTGAACCATGGCTCCGAGACGCAAAGGCAAGAGCGAGAGGGCGGTAGGCGATTACCGCCACGACGAAGCGCGACGTCCGAACAACCCGCCCGCTGGCATCGCCCCCACCTATGAGGTTCGCGAGCGCCGAACCACCTCCTACCAGTATGACCCGCACCTGGACCCGCAACTGCAGTGGGCGGGCAAGGCCGAACACACCAGTTTCGAGGTGGACGTGGTCTCGCTGCACATCCACGAGCGCATCGCCACGCGGGCCATCCTGGACGCCGTGCGCCGACCGCAGCCGCTGCAACTCAGCCTCTTTGGCGAAACGCCCCTGCCCGCCGACCAACAGATTGAATTCTACCAGCACGAGGTCGGCTGGGTCAACCGCCTGATCCTGGGCGATTCGCTCCTGGTGATGAACTCCCTTTTGGTCAAGGAGGGGATGGCGGGCAAGGTGCAGATGATCTACGTGGACCCGCCCTACGGCATCAAGTACTCCAGCAACTTCCAGCCCCGCATTGACCGCCGCGATGTGAAGGACAAGGACGAAGACCTCACCCACGAGCCGGAGCAGATCAAAGCCTACCGCGATACCTGGAAACTGGGCATCCACTCCTATCTCACCTACCTGCGCGACCGGTTGCTCCTGGCCCGCGAACTCCTCACCGAGAGCGGCTCCATCTTCGTGCAGATCAACGACGAGAACCTGCACCTGGTGCGCAGCCTGCTGGATGAGGTGTTCGGGCGGGAGAATTTTGTGGCGGTGGTGGCGTTCAGGAAGACAGGAGCGAAAACCGCGAGGGGCTTAGACATGATTTGCGATTACCTCCTGTGGTACAGCCGAGATAAGACGCAAATGAAGTACCGCCAGCTGTTCCTGCCTTCATCCCCGATCGAAGGCAAAGGGGAACAGTATACCCATGTGGAAATGCCAGATGGTAGCAGGCACAGATTGACTGGTAGTGAGACGGTTTCGTTAGACGATTCTAGGGTCTTTCAGGCAGTAGCAATGACGTCACAGGGCTGGACCGAGAGTGGATCATTCAGTTTTCGTTTCAATGGACGGGATTTCATACCTCCGCCAAACAGGCACTGGTCAACTTCTTCAGAGGGCTTAAATCGTTTGGCACATGGAGATAGAATCGTTGTCGCAGGAGATACGGTCCGATATGTCCGCTATTTGAATGATTATCCAGTTACGCCTCTTACCAATATTTGGGATGACACAATGGGCGAGCGCGACATGCTCTACGCTGTCCAGACCAACACCAAAGTCATCGAGCGCTGCATCCTGATGACCACCGACCCGGGCGATTTGGTCTTTGACCCAACGTGTGTGCGGGCGGGGACGCGGGTGTGGGTGGTGGGTGGCCCCCCTCAGTCCCCCCGCACGCGGGGGGAAGAAGACCCCCTCCCCGTGTACGGGGAGGGCCGGGGTGGGGCCGCCCTCGTCCCCATCGAAACCATCCAGGTCGGCGATTGGGTGCTGGCTCACGATGGAACACCCCATCGCGTCCTGCGCGTCATTCGCCGCAAGTTCAAGGGACAGATGGTTGGCATCCGCCACTCCCTCTCTGATACCACGCTTTGGCTTACTGCCGACCATGAAGTACTAGCTAAGCTCCGCCCGCGCACACTGGGTGGACAGAGCGACTGGTCTGCGATTCCCAAAGCATTACGAGGTCGAAGCAAAGAGCTGCGACGGGAAATGACACCGCCTGAAAGAAAACTCTGGGCACGGTTGCGCAACCGTCAAATCGGTTTTACTTTCCGTCGCCAACACCCCATCGGTCCATATATCGCCGATTTTTACAGCCGTGAGGCTCGCCTCGTCGTCGAGGTGGATGGTGCTGAGTTTCATGGCACCGAAGCTGCCATCGCTCACGACGCCGTCCGCGATGCCTACCTCAAATCGCTCGGCTTACATGTACTACACATTCCCGCCCGTGAAGTGGAGCGAGATTCGGATCAGGTCTGCGAGGCCATTCACCTGACCTGTGAGAACCAGATGAACTGGGAAGATGCTCAATGGATCGAGACGGGGAACCTCGTTGTCGGCGATGTCGTGTTCTTTGGACCAGAGCGGTTGGGGGCGCGGATTATCGAGATTCGCTCAGAGCTAACTGAAGAAGAGGTCTACGACATCGAAGTGGAGGGCGCGCACTCGTTCATCACCGAAGTGTGTGTGGTTCACAATTGCGGTTCTGGCACCACTGCCTACTGCGCCGAGAAGTGGGGGCGGCGCTGGATCACCTGCGACACCAGCCGCGTCGCGCTGGCCATCGCCCGCCAGCGGCTGATGACGTCCAGGTTCGATTACTACGAACTCCGCGACCCAGAGCGCGGCCCCGCCGGCGGATTTTTCTACGAAACCGTCCCCCATATCACCCTGGAGAGCATCGCCAAGAACCCTGAGATTGACGCCATCGCCGCCAAGTACCAGCCCGAGATTGACCAAGCCTTGGCGGATTTGAACCGGGCACTTGTAGGGGCGAGGCATGCCTCGCCCTGGAAAGAATGGGAAGTCCCCCGCGAAGTGCCCCATCCTGTCTGGCCTAAGGAGGCGCAGGAGGCGTACTCCAAGCTCTTTGAACTCAAGCGTTCAGGGAAGCTGGGCGCCGAAACGGAGGCCACGCCGCTGCTGGAGACGGTCTATCGCCTGACGGGACACCGCTGGGAGGGCTTGGACGAGGTGCCCGACCCGATGCCCCCGGACGACTGGCCTGAGGAAGCCAAGGAAGCCCTGCGCCGCTTCTGGGAAGCGAAGCGCGCCAAGCGCCAGGAGATTGACGAGAGCATCCAGCGCAACGCTCCGCAGGAAACCCTCTACGACCGCCCGCAGGTCAAACGGGGCGTGGTGCGGGTTTCGGGACCTTTTACGGTGGAGGCCATCCCCGTGCCAGCCATCGAGGACCCGACCCAGGCGCCCATCCTGCCGTTTGAGGAGGAGGAAACCCGCGCTCGGATCAGTGATCGCGGCGGCGACTATCTGACCACAATGGTGAACCTCCTACAGCAACAAGGCGGTGTGCTCTTCCCCGGTGGCAAGAAGATGGAACTCCAGAACTTGCGTCTGCAGAACTTGGGCCAACTCCATGCCGAAGCGGAGATAGAGCGCAACGGCAAAACCCTGCGGGTGGCTATCAGTTTTGGGCCCCAGTACGGTCCGGTGACGGCTTTTCAAGTGCAAGAGGCCATCCCCACGGCGCGAATGAACGCTTACCACGTGCTGATCTTCGCCGGCTTCAGTTTCGATCCTGAAGCCCAAGCGCTCATCCAGAAAGCGCCGGTGAAGGGATTGGAGGTGCATTTCGCTAACATCGCGCCAGATGTTTTAGTGGGCGACCTTTTGAAAACCACCCGCGCCAGCCAGATTTTCACCGTCTTCGGTCAGCCCGACGTGCGTATTTCCCCTGCCCCGTCCACGGGGAGGGCGGTGGAGGGAGCCACCTACGTCGTAGAACTGGCCGGCGTGGACATCTACGACCCGGTGACGGGCGAAACAGAACACGCGCGTGGGTCCGACGTGGCGGCATGGTTCCTCGATACTGACTATGATGGCATGACTTTTCACATCTGTCAGGCCTTCTTCCCCGGCGATGCCGACGCCTGGAACAAACTCCAACGGGCTCTCAGAGCCCAGATCGACCCCGAGGCCTTCGAGCAGATGCGCGGCACAGTCTCGTTCCCCTTCCAGGAAGGTGAGCACAAGCGCATCGCGGTGAAGGTGATCGACTTTCGGGGGAATGAGGTGATGCGGGTGATGAGATTGGGGGGTGAGGGGTATGAGTGAAGAAAGGGCCTTGCTGGTAGATAATCCCATTGTCAACTCCCCTTTCGAGGAGCCGGTCCGCTACTGGGATTACAAAGAGGGGCAGCCGGTGCTGGCCGAAGGTCGCCGCCCGGCTGGCTACTATCTCAGACCCCGCACCCGTGGCCCGCAGGTCTCCATGTTCGAGGAGGAGTTTATCCCCCTGGAGACAGTCAACGCCATCCGAGAGCGGGTGAAAGCCTGGCGCGAGAGGGGCTATCCCGGTGTCACAGCCCTCACCAGGCAACTGCTCACTCATTGGAACAACCCCGAACGCGAACGCAAACTCTTTTTCTGCCAACGGGAGTCTGCCGAGACTCTCATCTGGCTGGTGGAAGCGTCGCCAGCCGAGAAGCAGGGCATCGTGATTCCCAGAGACGAGCCGAACGACCCCGAAAGCCAAGCCAAAGGCTACAAAGCCCTGACTCGCTATGCCTGCAAAATGGCCACTGCAAGCGGAAAGACCGTCGTCATGGGCATGGTCATTGCCTGGCAGGTGCTCAACAAACTCGCCAACCCTCAGGACCGCCGTTTCTCCGATGCCGTCCTGCTCGTCTGCCCGAACCTGACTATCCGGGAGCGCTTGCAGGTGCTCCTGCCTTGGCATCCGAAGAACTACTACGTCCGTTTTGACCTATTACCCCGAGGAATGTTGGAACGCCTCCAGCAGGGCAAATATCTCATCACGAACTGGCATCTGTTCCAACCCCAGGACGATTCACGCTCTCGTGGTGTTGTGCAGCGTGGACCTGAGAGCGACACGGCTTTCTGCCGCCGGGTGCTCAAGGAACTGGGTAACAAACAGAACCTTCTCGTCATCAATGATGAGGCGCACCATGCTTATCGCCCTGCGCAACCCCTTTCACCAGAAGAAGTCAAACAGCTGTCTCGTGAAGAGCGCGAACAGTTAGAGGAAGAGTTTCGTGCCGCCACGGTCTGGGTGAGTGGGTTGGACAAGATCAACGCTGTGCGGGGCATCCACTTCTGCGCCGACTTTTCCGCCACACCCTTCTATATCAAAGGCAGCGGCTACGATGAGGGCGCGCCTTTCCCCTGGATCGTCTCTGACTTTGGATTGGTGGACGCCATCGAGTGCGGCATCGTGAAAATCCCCCGCGTGCCAGTGGATGACAACACGGGCGCCCTCATTCCCAAATACTTCCGCTTGTGGGAGCACATCAACCAGCGGTTGCCTGCTTCTGAGCGGCAGACCACCCGCCGCCGCGCCAAGCCCGAGTCGGTACTCCGCGAGGCAGAGGGCGCGTTGGCAACACTTGCCTCAGAATGGAAGAAAACCTTCGAA
This window encodes:
- a CDS encoding DUF4255 domain-containing protein, with the translated sequence MKDSALVDVSESLRAVLFVGLTAEPALVTDSSAITFASPADLPAGRPSRLSLYLYRVTEHALSRARRTDVGSPLHEEGSPLELVLYYLLTPYAATPEEEMRLLARVLQTLYDHAVLSGADLRGELAGSSALQVRIRAPEMEEWIALWSALRTPMRLAISCEVRVARIGGVPEHRR
- a CDS encoding M42 family metallopeptidase, with protein sequence MDIKAFLKALSEASGVSGYEDQVREIVRQEFARYADEVRTDAMGNVIALVRSTPDEGAPRRSIMLAGHMDEIGLMVTVVDKGFLRFTTVGGFDVRTLLGQQVVVHGSRDLPGIIGARPPHVLPEEERDKVVPLDDLLIDVGLSEGEVSSLVKAGDFVTIQRPVVELQRDYLAGKGFDDRAAVAAIADCLARLVTMHRRWDVYAVATVQEEVGLKGAVTSAYGLAPDVGVAIDVGFGRQAGLSEAESIEMGKGPAIAFGPNIHPKMYEKLVEVAKANELPYQIEAAPGPTGTDARAIQVAREGIPTALLSIPLRNMHTAVETLSVKDVERTGRLLAAFIVALNEDFAQVLGLPTRQ
- a CDS encoding M42 family metallopeptidase, giving the protein MLKELSEAYGVSGHEEPVREIIAAAIAEHVDEQRVDALGNLIALKKARGRGKKALKVMVAAHMDEVGLMVVNIEKDGTLRFLPVGGVDPRVLLAKAVLIGDGKVPGVIGFKPIHKLRPPERTQVPKPEELNIDIGVSSKEEAERLVKVGDYVMFHTQFAEVPGSSQRTVIGKAFDDRAGCAVLIELLQEKYPFDLYAVFTVQEEVGLRGARVAAYAIEPDVAFVLEGTVCDDMPKKRDVSPTTRLGGGPALTIMDRSVITDRRLVRLLIETAEELGIPYQFKQPVVGGTDAGAIHLTKEGVPSAVAAVPARYIHSPVCMTSLDDFDHTVQLMKAALVKLPGVELRRE
- a CDS encoding DUF2283 domain-containing protein, which gives rise to MRITYDTEVDALYIRFIETTVTTEHVAEGIAVDYAADGRIAGIEILDARKRFGDLEVFRRVVLEDIALVKPSPAL
- a CDS encoding DUF433 domain-containing protein, with protein sequence MEIRHYKFGRITLDPNKCFGKPCIRGLRMPVASILSYLSSGMTVDEILKEWPELEREDIYQALGYAAWVMEERVLPLEEAVAE
- a CDS encoding DUF5615 family PIN-like protein, with the translated sequence MKFLLNMNVPRELGRRLAARGHECRHVGDIGMAQASDVAIIEEAKANKEVIVTHDLDYGHLLAFSGEPAPSVIIFRLRNTHPDNLFARMMSTWPEIERPLLEGAIVALEDAALRIRRLPIAQEG
- a CDS encoding DUF559 domain-containing protein, which translates into the protein MAPRRKGKSERAVGDYRHDEARRPNNPPAGIAPTYEVRERRTTSYQYDPHLDPQLQWAGKAEHTSFEVDVVSLHIHERIATRAILDAVRRPQPLQLSLFGETPLPADQQIEFYQHEVGWVNRLILGDSLLVMNSLLVKEGMAGKVQMIYVDPPYGIKYSSNFQPRIDRRDVKDKDEDLTHEPEQIKAYRDTWKLGIHSYLTYLRDRLLLARELLTESGSIFVQINDENLHLVRSLLDEVFGRENFVAVVAFRKTGAKTARGLDMICDYLLWYSRDKTQMKYRQLFLPSSPIEGKGEQYTHVEMPDGSRHRLTGSETVSLDDSRVFQAVAMTSQGWTESGSFSFRFNGRDFIPPPNRHWSTSSEGLNRLAHGDRIVVAGDTVRYVRYLNDYPVTPLTNIWDDTMGERDMLYAVQTNTKVIERCILMTTDPGDLVFDPTCVRAGTRVWVVGGPPQSPRTRGEEDPLPVYGEGRGGAALVPIETIQVGDWVLAHDGTPHRVLRVIRRKFKGQMVGIRHSLSDTTLWLTADHEVLAKLRPRTLGGQSDWSAIPKALRGRSKELRREMTPPERKLWARLRNRQIGFTFRRQHPIGPYIADFYSREARLVVEVDGAEFHGTEAAIAHDAVRDAYLKSLGLHVLHIPAREVERDSDQVCEAIHLTCENQMNWEDAQWIETGNLVVGDVVFFGPERLGARIIEIRSELTEEEVYDIEVEGAHSFITEVCVVHNCGSGTTAYCAEKWGRRWITCDTSRVALAIARQRLMTSRFDYYELRDPERGPAGGFFYETVPHITLESIAKNPEIDAIAAKYQPEIDQALADLNRALVGARHASPWKEWEVPREVPHPVWPKEAQEAYSKLFELKRSGKLGAETEATPLLETVYRLTGHRWEGLDEVPDPMPPDDWPEEAKEALRRFWEAKRAKRQEIDESIQRNAPQETLYDRPQVKRGVVRVSGPFTVEAIPVPAIEDPTQAPILPFEEEETRARISDRGGDYLTTMVNLLQQQGGVLFPGGKKMELQNLRLQNLGQLHAEAEIERNGKTLRVAISFGPQYGPVTAFQVQEAIPTARMNAYHVLIFAGFSFDPEAQALIQKAPVKGLEVHFANIAPDVLVGDLLKTTRASQIFTVFGQPDVRISPAPSTGRAVEGATYVVELAGVDIYDPVTGETEHARGSDVAAWFLDTDYDGMTFHICQAFFPGDADAWNKLQRALRAQIDPEAFEQMRGTVSFPFQEGEHKRIAVKVIDFRGNEVMRVMRLGGEGYE